A window of the Bacillota bacterium genome harbors these coding sequences:
- a CDS encoding LuxR family transcriptional regulator, producing the protein MTEKKVHGNYPITGERSLSIIVLVLFSSWMLSLPFQGQIFLEIAEMFGINPQQMTLAAVAATVAGLLFWGFLIKSKKIAKRLMLISMAVCIIGSAVFFYPPSPLWAIALALSAFSSSAFVAGWGYYFRSGTPRNERVKTAAVGLIYTNILMILLKLSAIYLSPYTGLGLSMLTLG; encoded by the coding sequence ATGACAGAAAAAAAAGTCCATGGAAATTACCCCATTACAGGTGAACGTAGTCTTTCCATCATTGTTCTGGTTCTTTTTTCTTCGTGGATGTTGTCATTGCCCTTTCAAGGGCAGATATTTCTCGAAATTGCTGAAATGTTCGGTATCAACCCCCAACAAATGACTCTCGCTGCAGTGGCTGCCACGGTGGCAGGCTTGCTTTTCTGGGGTTTTCTGATCAAGAGCAAGAAAATAGCGAAGCGTTTGATGCTGATTTCGATGGCTGTTTGCATCATTGGTTCCGCCGTTTTCTTTTATCCACCTTCTCCACTGTGGGCCATTGCTCTGGCTCTAAGCGCTTTTTCAAGCAGCGCCTTTGTTGCCGGATGGGGTTATTACTTCAGAAGTGGTACACCCAGAAACGAACGTGTGAAAACTGCCGCCGTGGGGCTAATCTATACCAATATCCTGATGATTCTCTTGAAATTGAGTGCTATTTACCTCTCTCCGTACACGGGGCTTGGTTTATCCATGCTGACACTCGGTG